The segment tatcttattttaaatttgcatCTCTTTGGCAGTGAAATGGACTTTTCCTCCCAAGTCTATTGttcatctgcatttcttttataaagtatctttcatctatatttttattgttgcttagtgattttcttactgatttgtaatTCTTCAATAATGTGTTTATGATAAGCCCAACAAGGCAACAGAGGCCTTGACCAGCCTACCAACCAGACCATTccatccaacaacagcagaatacatatGCTTCTCAAGAGTACATGGAATATTATCTAGGATACCCCATGTATTAGGTaatgtctcaataaatttaaaaagatgtaaaTCATGCAAAGTATGATTAAGGTAAACCACAGACTTCAGATGACAGTGCTGGGTGATAGTGGCATGTCGGTACAGGCTCACTGAATTTGACAGTGGGGGAACCTCAAGTGCAGGCGTAATGACATGGTGCTTTTTGCTGAATTTTGACATGAACTTAAAACTGCTataaaaaaatccattaaaaataacTTGTGTACTTAAATAGTTAAAGTATATACTGAGGCATAGTCAACATTTCAACTCCTAATTCTAATAGGTAAAATATTCAATAGGTATTTGCTCATACACTGAATGGTGAAAATTCTTATACCTCAGGTCTGGGCAATGAAACCACTGGTTAAGAATGGAACACCACATAGAGAAAAGCAAGGTCCTTTGCACCCTCAAGTCCTTTGGGGAGCAGAACCAGGAAGGTGATTAGAAAACCAATTCATCCCTTTAAGTGTTCACTTAAATCCAAATTCCTTCAGGAGAGATAAGACATATTAAATGCTCAGAGGTCATTCAACCATTGAAATTTCTGTATAATTGACAACTGGGTGACTCTGGAATAGGGCAGAGCAGGTATGCCTGTCTCTGTGGGAAATGCTCCATTCTGAGAGTGGTGGCATTTGGGAACAGGCTGGCAACGCCACAGGCATGAGTCCAGCAACATTATCTGTCCATAGTAAGTCAGGCTCCCCTTCCACCCACCCTGTTCTAAAGCTGAAGCTGTAGACAGGGTACAAGTagccaaaggaaaccaaaaatatgCATTGAGACTTAGAAAAACGGAAAGAAGTGTTGAGATAATATCCAAGAATaatatgtattctgctgttgttggacgGAATGGTCTGGTTGGTAGGCTGGTCAAACTAGTAACTAAAGCTTGTAAGAGATAACAATACTCAAACTGCCCTTCAGTTACATGATGTGTTATCTGTAGAACTCCAGCTGTGTGTGAAAAGTAAAGTTAAAATGTCTAGAAGTGATCTTCAAGATGTCAGTCGACTTCCAGTAACACCAGGTGTCAGTGTGACTGCCTGCCTGTCATCATCAGTGTACTCCACCAGTCTATACTGGTTCAGCTAACTGGCTTGGCTTGGATTCCTGTAGAGTTGTGCTAAAGTGAAATATCTACATTGTCTGATCTAGCTTTAATGGATAGCAGGTGCAGTGGATAGAGAAAACGTTCTGACCACTCCAGTATCAGGTATCTATCAAATAATGCCGATTGAGGTGTCAGTAGTGTCCCTGTGAGAGGCTGTGGAGACCCCAGTTAACCtgagttaaagaaaaatgttGCATCCCAGGATTACATGTTAGAAATTAGATGAATCCAATAAGGTAGTAGTGTACACATTAGACACCAAGGAAGCACTTGCAAGTGGGATTCTCTGAGTTGCTGGATTCAAAGTCCGGTCCAGCAGCCTTGGTTGGACTTGATGTCATTGTAGGGCATGGTCCTGCACTGGTGCCAATAACCCAAGCTCACACTggctcattttctttaatttgtctTGAATTCAGGCCAGTTACTAGGATTCACTCCTCTTAAGAATTGAACCCATCTGTAACTGACTTTAGGTAAAGAACTGAAGCAATGGAACATGTCTGGGAACCTGTGGACAGTTCTGCCAGCAGGCCTACACTTTGGTCCTTTGTGGGGTGGGGTTTCTTCTTCTGGGAAAAAATCGTCAGAGCTGACTGCCACTACAAAAGCAGGCTTCTGCCCAGCGTGGTAAGTTACATCCTAACAAGGAAAGGAAGATGTTCCAGTCCTCAAGACTTCGTGTCAAGATTTTGCTACGCTTGCTACTTGATAATCCCGTGGCTGAAAAATGGAGGCAGCACGTCAGGGCCGCCTGTGAAAGGAAAAGCGGCAGCTGGCCATCACCCCTGCTAGTCATCTCAGGTGCTCGTGATGGAAACAGAACTCAGCCCATGGACGCTAAAGTGGGCAGTGCACCTCTAGTACTGCTTACATTCTTTAAACACTCAAGGAAAGAAACTTCAGGTGAGAACTGAAAAACTTGTGCCGTTAGCTGACTTGTTATAGTCTCAAGTCAAATTAAAAGGGACATGGGTGATAAACCCTTGACTCATGTGTCTCTTGGAGTTCTGAATCTTTCACTCACTGCCTATAAAATGAATCAATTAATAAATGAAGGTCCTGGCAAGGAAGGAGGCATCCTCTGATTGCTGGCCAAGAATTCCTCTAGGACACTCTCCCCGACTTTTCCAGGCATATAATCCTCAAGCTCCCAAGGCAATCTTGGGACACGAATCACAAGGACAAGTGAGATGATAAGTGAGCAAGTAGGGCGTCTAGAACCCTCGACAGGCCAAACTTTAGAATGATGGAAGCAGGCTTTCCTTGCCAGAAGCTCAACTATGGCCAGAGGCTACAACCTTTGGGAGGGCAGAGGGCTAAAGAATGTGCAGGAGCTCACATTTTGTCGTCCTGTCCACAACTGTAGGAATTTCTGTATGAAGAGGCACAGAggaaaactagaaatcaaatctGTGTCCTTTATTCCATCAAGTAGGCATATCCACAAGCCCATGCTGTGTCCTGTCTCAACAGGTTGCTGGATGATTTCCTGGGCCTGAGGCACATGATGACCTGGGCTCTGCTCTCCAGACAGATGGCAGGGGTGGGCAGCGGAGAAGGGCTGAACTCGGAGGCTGAGACCGCCCCCAGCACTGAAGGGGGACAGAGAGCAAGGATGTAGGACCATGATGACAGGAGCAGTAGAAGCCTTGAAGGACCTAAGTTGAACATTTTGAGGTGAGAGGCCTCTCCACCCAGGCCTACATGTCCACGGACAGCCACACCCAGACTGTCGGCAGAGACAAAGCTGCTACCACCCACTGTGGTGCTACATTCTTCTAGATTCTTCTagaagtcccttttttttttctgccgtGGTTAAGGTCTGGGAGCAGGAATCGTTTGTCAGAAGAATGCAGAAGCCACTTCCTGGAGTCCACCTTTTCAAGATGAGCTGTTTGAGGCTTCAAGAATGAGAGAGAAGGAAGTGGAGAGCAGAGACAAGAGAGGCTACCAGGCCCAAGGATAAAGGCTGGGAGCCATGTACAGTCAGTCGGGCAGAGCAGTGGTCAGTGGAGTCGTGGGTTGGAGGCTGAGATACCTCTGGGCTCGCTGCCACCAAACCGGAAGAACTGAGGCAGAGGCAGCCTACCACTTGCTGAGGAGACAGAACTTAGGCACCAAGTAACAAAGACTCCCCTGCAGAATTGCCACTCTCTGCCCCAACAGTCTCCAGGGGTCTGCTCCAGACAGAGCCCAGCAGCCAGGGAGGCAGGGCCTACTGCTGGGATATCATGGCAAGTGCCCAGTCCAAGAAAGCCACTGTGGTGTCCTGTAGTCTGAGCCAGGTCCAGTGAGCGGCTTCACTGAGCTGTGTCTTCATGCAGTCCCAAGTCACCTCGCCTCTGGGAGGAAAGCAGACATTTCGGGGGTTGGGAAATTGTGATGTGCAGCTGTGTTAAGTCAAAGAGCTGTAGCTAATACTCACAACCCCGATCCCAAAGTGCCCAAGGGATGCGCAGGAGGCAGGGCAGAGCGAGAAAAACAAAAGGGGAGCTGTGTCTCTGGAGAAAGGGCCTGGGGTCACAGGCCTCCTGCTGGAGCCCTGGGGTAGGGTCTCACCTGCATGCCTCATGGCAGTGCTCCTGGATCTGGGCCAGGGCCTCAAGCAGCATGTGCCACGTAGGCAGCAGGATGCTGTGATAAAGAAACAGGAGCAGCTCCCTCAGAGAACGGAGCAGCTGGTTCAGGGTGTCAGGGAGCTGGGTCTGTAGCTGGACCATGGAGAATGGATGGGTTAGAACGACAGGGAAGGCAGTCCACGTGGGGCTGCACCTTCCCAAGAACACAGCCATCCGGCAAGAGGTCAGAGCCTTCTCTGACCTCTCTGTCTCTGGCTTACCCTCTGGAAGAGGTTGGCGAGGCTGTCACCGAACCAGGCAAGGTGTGAGGCACAGTGGGCAGAAAGGAAGCCGACGGTGGCATTGGTGTGGGCCCAGGCCAGCTGCAAGCCAGGCCTCACCACAGTCAGCAGGTGGGAGCCCCAAGCTGGCAATGTCTTCTCCAGCCAGCTGTAGGGGAGacacagagggaggaagaaggtgtCTGGAGTCTCCCAAGCAGGCTGGCCTAAGAACAGCTGGGGCAAGGGAGGCCTTGGGAGGGGAAAACCACAGCGGCTTCCCATTGACTGTCAATGCCGTCACCACCCTGAACAGGCAAGCCCTCTCTCTCCCacgcctccctctcccctctagGTACCCCCCATCCCACTCCCGGAGGTCTCACCTGTAGCCCTGCAAGCTATAGGAGTAGATCTTGGTGCATGCTTGTTGGCCAGCAGGCAAGACACCAGATGACTGAAGCAGCTGGCCAGAAAGGGAGGCTGCGGAGAGGGGGCCTCGGGTGAGTGAGGAGGTGAGCGGGGCAGGGACTGGGACTGGGGAGGCAGGCACTACAGGCCCCAGAGCAGACTCAGTGAGGGATGGGGCAGAACTGGACATGCTcacggggttgcagagctggCTCCATTCTGCTCTGGAGCACGTGTGGAGGGAGGGTTGCAGGCCAGGAGAGCAAGAAGGGTGCAGCCAGGTGGAGCTGTGGACTTGGGCATCAGGAAACCTCGAGTCTGAGGGTCAGCCTTTCTACTTCCTAGCTGTGATGTTATGCTAATTGGtaaatctttctgagcctcaatttcctcaaaaattaaaaacaagataacACTACTCAAATAAGACCATGAATATGAAGCATTTCTACAATGCAAAGCACAGACACATCTGtcagaaaaatgtctgttctgGAGTGTGTGCAGGGGCGGGGAGTGGTACATCCAGCTCTGTGTCCCCACAAAAAGCCCCTGGCTATCTCCTTTGCCAGCCAATCCCTGCTTACCCTGGAAAGAGCTGTGTGACCGGAAGTCATGGCACAGGAAACCTATGGCAAAGACCAGCACCAACAGAAGTAGCCGTGTCCAGGGCAGCTGGAAGCCCCGAGCCTGCTGCAACAGACtctagaaggagaaggggcagggagCAGTGGTCAGAAGGGAGTGGGGCTGGCCCTGGCCTCCTAAGGCAGGCCTCAAGCTCAGCCTTCCACAGAGCGGATCCAGCCCTCTCACTACTCCAGAGGTGGTGGGAGTTCCAGCGGCAGGTGGGTCAGGAATGTCATACAGGTCCAACCCAGGGTGTGCAGAGACTGCGAGGAGAAGAGTCTatgggtggtggtgggaggcGAGGGCAGTGGGCTGGGCGCTGGCACCTTGCAGGCCGAGTCGCAGGTGACGACATCCTGATTGCTGCCGCCGCCCTTCCTCAGCAGATCCTGGTTGGTAAGCTTGAAGGACTGAATGGTTTCTTGCAATGACTTCTGTGTCTGTAGAGTAAGAGAAGTCTAGGCTGAGAATGTTAAGATTTAGCCCACAAGGGAACCCTGAGCTTCCATTCTGCTTCGTATTCCACACCAGAAGTGCTAATGGAGCACCTTCCCAGAAAGCGGGGCCAGTGGCGGGGGTACGAACTCAGAACCCAGACGAGGCTCAGCCTGCCATGTCTTCCCAGCTCACCTTCTTGGGAATACGCTCCCAGGACCTGAGCAGGTGTTCCAGCAGCAGGCTGTGGGGAAAGCACAATCCTTTCCCATCAGGAGGCCCACCTGGCCCCTCCCATCCTCCATGGGCCCCAGCTCCTTCAGGCTGAAAGACCCTCCAtgccctgtcccccacccccacagaggAGCAGCTTCCTGGAAGCCTCCCTGCAAAGCCCCCACAGGTATGAGCCTGAACAACAGTGACAAACATCCCCCTTCTGCTTTCGGACAGGACACACCATGAAGAGTAAATTAAGGTTTCTCTGTGTGGATCAGAGGCAGgtgacccccacccccccacctgcCTGGACTGTGACAGGTGCTTGGGGTAGAGCTGCCGCCAGACGCTGGTGCTGAGGGGGTCCACCATCAGGCACTCAGTCAGGCTTCTCAGGAGCTGCACAGGAGATAGAAGGGAGAGACTGCTGGGCCCCGGGCAATGGTGGGGAGTGCTAAGAGCTAACTCCCCCTCTTAGTTAGTGCCAAGTGGGGCCCCCCAGGCAGCACTCCACCCTGAAGGGCAGAGAAATTGTACCCATACCCTCAAAATCTCCAAGAGGCTATAAAGGGGAAGAAGGGGTTCCTGAGATAAAAATTAGCTTGTCTGCAAGGGACCATGAGAGACTGGTCAGATCTGAACAGGCTGCCttttcagctccattcttctgaGAGTGAAGCATAAAGGAGCCAGCAGTTGGCTGTTGGGACCAAGCTGGGGAGGGCGGGGCGAAGAGGGGAGAAAACAGGCTCCCAGTGGCAGGGCCTGTCAGCAGATAGGGACCTTACCCCACCCCAAGAAGGAGAAAGGCACCTCCCACCAGCTCCTCACCTCTTTCTTCATCTCCGGAGGGCAGCCAGGGGTGGCTCTGGACAGGAAGGAGGGGAAGTAGGTATGCAGCGTGGATTCCGGCTTTGCCCCAAATGCCAGCACCTTCAGTCGTGGGTACAGCTGACATAGCTGCTCCTGCAGGCTGTGGAGGGGGTTGAGAGGAGAGCTGAGCATAGACTCTGATTGGCTTTGTGTGCTTGTGCCCCTTGCGTCTGCAGCAAAGTCCATACCCTGCCCAAGGTGGTGGTCATGAAGGGCCTTTTAATGGTTCTGCATCTTTCTAGACTCAGAGACTTCTTGGAAAATCTGCTCAGTCATGGGTCCCCTCCCCAGAAAATGCCCACAGGCCAATCACCATGGAGGGCCCATGTAATTCCAAGGGTTCAATGATCCCATGTACATGCAGGTTGATAATCTCAAATTGAGGGTGGCCGGAGGTGAAGGGACAGATATAGTGTCCTAATCCTCTGCTGGGGTCCTTCACAGAAGGTTGTGCCCTGGGACAGCCCTACCTGGGAGTCAAGGAGTTGTTGGGCATATAGGCAAAGTCCAGAAGTGGGAAGAGGTCCTTGGGGCCAATCATGCCAAAGCCCTTGGTGAGGTTGGGGTGCATCCTGTGGGGGAGGAAAGAAACAGGCTTGTTGGGGAACACCTGCCCTGGCCACGGTCCCAGCTAAGAACATCTAAGAAAAAGGGCATAAACTCCACTCCATCCCCCCAACTTCCTGGCTCCCTCCGtttccttcaccaccaccacattcTGACTTGGGAGGAGCTGGTCCTGATGCTTCTTCACATCTATGGAAACCAGGATCACAGCATCCATTTTGCTGAAATAGCTACCTGAAAACACCCTGGGCCTGCTCTTCCCCTTCACCCCCAATTACTCACAGGAGCAGCCGATCCAGGTATGCAATGGCGAAGGGAGACAGAGACTTGATGCCCAACACAGGTAGCATAATCCCCAGCCACACTGTGGAGACAAAGATCAGGGAGGAAGCCTCAAGCCTGGATCCACTGGGGACATTAAAGAGGAACTTCCAGCTCCAAAACCTTTCTTTTACCTCTCAGTCCCTCGGTGAGGTTGGTAAAACCTGCTTGACCCAGGGCCCACATGACAGTCAGACACTTGGCTGGTCGGCTCTGGTGGGACCTCAGCAGTTCCAGGAACTGGGGAGACCAGTGAGGGAGGCAGGTTGGGAAAGGGCAAAGCACCAGGAGCACCCTCAAAGCCAAGGAAGAAGACAGAATTCAACTGGGAGAGGACAATGGGGCAGTGTGGTAATGTGGTGGAGTgactcagagcacaggctctggcacCAGGCTATGGTCTTCACTCACGTTTATCACTTACTAGTTGACCAACTTTACAAAGTAACTGACCCCTGTTGCGGCTCAAtcttctcatctacaaaatgggaataatagcagTACCTACCTCATATATGTGCATAGTGCTAACGCTGTTAGCTAACTACTTGTCTTACGGGACCTCCTGCATCCCTTAACTGGGTTCAACAGAGTTGATTCTGCCCAGTCTCCCCAGTCCTGGCCTCCCAATGGCCCCATCACAACCCTGAGCTCACCTTGCCTAGGTTTGTGGTGACAATCTTGGGCTTGTCTTGCAGAATGGCCTGGATACAGATGCGGTAACCGTGCAGTGACTCCCCTGGAGATACACATTCTCAGACCCACATATACTAATCAGCACCCCAAACCTGTAATCTCTTTTTCAACAGCTGAGAGCCCAGAACCCAGGCCCAGGGAGTCCTAGCATCCTCCTTCTTTTCCAAGAGTGCTGGAATTAGCATATTTCTCTGCTAAAAGAGAACCTCTTCAGTTACTCTAGAAGCAGAAAAAAGGGGATTAGGTTCCCAAGATAGGACTGGCCTAATTCTCACGGGACCCTCTCACCTGGAGTCTTATCCAGTTCTTGTAGCATGGTGAATAGACAATGGTCGAAAAAGAGCTCCAGGGATCCCGCAGCCTTTGCCAATAGCCCTCGGATGATGCCACGCAGCTCCCGGCTCACCAGGCTGTAGGGATAATCTGGGGTCGATAGGCCTCATATGAGAGCTAGCACCAGAAGCCTCTGCTAGCTCTGAGGCCTCTGCTTTGCTCCTTGAGAACTGTAAGTGAAGGCAGAGGTCACTGCACTGTGGCTGGCATCCTCCCTATTTCAACGAGGCCCAGGAACTTTGAAGCCATGCTAATCTGAGGACAGCTCAAATCACCAGGTAAGTCAGGGCAGTGGGGGCATGGGGCTCAGTTACTAAGTAATGCGCTTACATACagccctttcagaattttcttcaaCTCGTCTGGAGAACTAACCGTGAGGATGCTGGCTAAGTGTGGGTTCACTCGGAGGTACTTGGAGCTTGTAGTTGAGATAGCTGGCCAGGTCCTTCAACCACACGGATGGGTTTCCAGAGAACACACTCTGGCTCTTGTCCAGTTCCTTCTGCAGATCTGCCAGGTCCAGCTGCCAGGAACACAGTCCCCTCATGGTGAGTTTCGGGTGTAGAGTAATGGGGTAGAGGTGGGGAAATGGTTGAGGTGGCAGGAAAAACAAAGggtttctgcttttcaatgcaAGTATATGGAATGCCATACTTTTGTTGCATCCAGATCTTCAGGAACTAGAGAACAAGACAATTGTAACTGCTGATCTCAAGAACTAATACTCTTGGGTCCCTCACATGTTCAAGGGGagaaacagaagacaagatggaaAGTGAAAGATCATTTCTTCCTTGGTGGGAGGAACCACAAGCAGTTTTTCTAAACCCTCTGTGTATCTCTGGATTTTCAAGGTTTTCCCCTCACTAATCTATGGTTCTCTATAAACTCATTCCCTTTCTAGCCTAAGTGCAGACACTGCATCCCATTGGATTTCCATCCTTTCCTGAAGGCCTCCTCTTAGTCAGCAGTGTCCCTCATCCCACAGGTCCCTCAGGAGCCCGTCCCTGTCCCACTTCTTTCATCCTCTCTACTCCTCGGGTCCTCATTCTTCCCCTGCCTAAAGTCTCGCCACACTCACAGCTTTCAGTGCCTCCTCCAGGCTGCGAAAGCGTCCCTGCTTCTGGTTCTGGTTGGTGAGGGTCGCCACCTTCTTAGCCTGCTTCTTGTTCCCCGGTTTCTTAGGCTCCACAGCAGGAGGTGGAACCTGCTCCTTATTCTGCCGCTTCATGATTTTCTCAAAGCCCCGCTCATACAGGGTGCTTGTCGTCTGGATTGGAGCTGGGGTAATGACAGGCAGAGAAAGGGGGGCAGCCCTGAATCAGGAGGGCCTCACAGAAACAGTGGTCCCTCCCCACACACTGGCACTTAATTAATCTCCAGGGAGAAGCCTGCCTCAAAGCCCCTTCTTGCATCCTGCTTAAGGACCCCTCCTGGTGGTTTCTTTCAGTTACCACAGCTCTTGAGTTCATGGGCTCTTTCAGAGATAAGGCATTTCTTTATTAGGAAATCAGAGTATGGGAAAATTGGGCAGGTGGGTGGTGTCCAACACAGAGGGCTGGCTTCTTTATTGAGTGGCTACCAGTTTGGGAAATCACGGTTTTCCATTCTTGGTTCTACCCCAGTTCCTCTTGGTTCTGATGTGACAACTCTATAATCAACAAGTGGCAAGCTTTCTCTGCTCCTCCAGGAGGCTTTGAGGAAACAGGCACCGCTTGGAATAATACTTGATGGGTGTGGAGATGTGTGTGGTGGATCATTTTCTCCCACTGCCGGGCCTCATGAGCGTCCAAGTCCCCACGCCAACCCCCTACCTGCAGGTTACTTAAGGCGGGGGCCCAGTCTATGATGAACCAGACTGCCTC is part of the Bos indicus isolate NIAB-ARS_2022 breed Sahiwal x Tharparkar chromosome 11, NIAB-ARS_B.indTharparkar_mat_pri_1.0, whole genome shotgun sequence genome and harbors:
- the TMEM214 gene encoding transmembrane protein 214 isoform X2, whose amino-acid sequence is MAAKTAGGGRWEVVKKGRRPGAGGSGKGGGGDRRALGEANGVWKYDLTPPIQTTSTLYERGFEKIMKRQNKEQVPPPAVEPKKPGNKKQAKKVATLTNQNQKQGRFRSLEEALKALDLADLQKELDKSQSVFSGNPSVWLKDLASYLNYKLQVPPSEPTLSQHPHDYPYSLVSRELRGIIRGLLAKAAGSLELFFDHCLFTMLQELDKTPGESLHGYRICIQAILQDKPKIVTTNLGKFLELLRSHQSRPAKCLTVMWALGQAGFTNLTEGLRVWLGIMLPVLGIKSLSPFAIAYLDRLLLMHPNLTKGFGMIGPKDLFPLLDFAYMPNNSLTPSLQEQLCQLYPRLKVLAFGAKPESTLHTYFPSFLSRATPGCPPEMKKELLRSLTECLMVDPLSTSVWRQLYPKHLSQSSLLLEHLLRSWERIPKKTQKSLQETIQSFKLTNQDLLRKGGGSNQDVVTCDSACKSLLQQARGFQLPWTRLLLLVLVFAIGFLCHDFRSHSSFQASLSGQLLQSSGVLPAGQQACTKIYSYSLQGYSWLEKTLPAWGSHLLTVVRPGLQLAWAHTNATVGFLSAHCASHLAWFGDSLANLFQRHPAAYVAHAA
- the TMEM214 gene encoding transmembrane protein 214 isoform X1; amino-acid sequence: MAAKTAGGGRWEVVKKGRRPGAGGSGKGGGGDRRALGEANGVWKYDLTPPIQTTSTLYERGFEKIMKRQNKEQVPPPAVEPKKPGNKKQAKKVATLTNQNQKQGRFRSLEEALKALDLADLQKELDKSQSVFSGNPSVWLKDLASYLNYKLQVPPSEPTLSQHPHDYPYSLVSRELRGIIRGLLAKAAGSLELFFDHCLFTMLQELDKTPGESLHGYRICIQAILQDKPKIVTTNLGKFLELLRSHQSRPAKCLTVMWALGQAGFTNLTEGLRVWLGIMLPVLGIKSLSPFAIAYLDRLLLMHPNLTKGFGMIGPKDLFPLLDFAYMPNNSLTPSLQEQLCQLYPRLKVLAFGAKPESTLHTYFPSFLSRATPGCPPEMKKELLRSLTECLMVDPLSTSVWRQLYPKHLSQSSLLLEHLLRSWERIPKKTQKSLQETIQSFKLTNQDLLRKGGGSNQDVVTCDSACKSLLQQARGFQLPWTRLLLLVLVFAIGFLCHDFRSHSSFQASLSGQLLQSSGVLPAGQQACTKIYSYSLQGYSWLEKTLPAWGSHLLTVVRPGLQLAWAHTNATVGFLSAHCASHLAWFGDSLANLFQRLQTQLPDTLNQLLRSLRELLLFLYHSILLPTWHMLLEALAQIQEHCHEACRGEVTWDCMKTQLSEAAHWTWLRLQDTTVAFLDWALAMISQQ